Proteins from a genomic interval of Papaver somniferum cultivar HN1 chromosome 4, ASM357369v1, whole genome shotgun sequence:
- the LOC113272573 gene encoding GDSL esterase/lipase At4g16230-like — MIIISNSHHAHLLLMNVLMVLPVFTMSCSSTSSVTPLENNDIDQPRAIFVFGDSLVDPGNNNNISGEELGVKDYIPPYMDPTTVGDVVLRGVNYASGGAGILNDTGAGILNDTGPTKQGSDTADGRDGTAARSLGGCPELDITGRAGCTGWGCYRGSGGNRFNMDAQLHNFANPRNYIISNISGVGSKKLIENALFIRVMGSNDFIDNYFTPIVSIPKQKFVSPEMFVDSMISKFRLQLTVR, encoded by the exons ATGATCATAATTTCAAATTCTCATCATGCACATCTTCTTCTTATGAATGTTCTCATGGTTCTTCCGGTTTTTACTATGAGTTGCAGTAGTACTAGTTCAGTGACACCCTTGGAGAATAACGATATCGACCAACCTCGCGCAATATTTGTTTTTGGAGATTCCTTGGTTGATCCTGGTAACAATAACAACATTAGTG GAGAAGAGTTGGGAGTCAAAGATTATATTCCTCCTTACATGGATCCAACAACCGTTGGAGATGTCGTTCTTCGTGGAGTCAATTATGCTTCTGGTGGGGCTGGAATTCTTAACGACACTGGCGCTGGAATTCTTAACGACACTGGACCAACCAAGCAAGGATCGGATACCGCTGATGGCCGGGACGGAACAGCGGCTCGAAGCCTGGGCGGCTGTCCCGAACTGGACATCACCGGTCGGGCGGGATGTACGGGGTGGGGGTGTTATCGGGGAAGCGGA GGTAATCGGTTTAACATGGATGCACAGCTCCATAACTTTGCGAATCCTAGGAACTATATAATCTCGAATATCAGTGGTGTCGGTTCCAAGAAACTTATTGAAAATGCTCTATTCATTAGAGTAATGGGTTCCAATGATTTCATTGACAACTACTTCACTCCGATTGTTTCAATACCTAAGCAAAAGTTTGTTTCCCCGGAAATGTTTGTTGATTCAATGATCTCAAAATTCAGACTTCAACTAACAGTAAGATGA